The following proteins come from a genomic window of Coffea arabica cultivar ET-39 chromosome 11c, Coffea Arabica ET-39 HiFi, whole genome shotgun sequence:
- the LOC113716355 gene encoding auxin-induced protein 15A, whose product MAIRLPRILQAKQILRQSSKDVSKGYVAVYVGESEKKRFVIPISYLNQPTFRELLSQAEEEFGFDHPMGGLTIPCREDKFIDVTSCLS is encoded by the coding sequence ATGGCCATCCGTCTTCCTCGTATTCTTCAAGCTAAGCAAATCCTAAGACAGTCTTCGAAAGATGTTTCGAAGGGCTACGTTGCAGTTTATGTTggagaaagtgaaaagaaacGATTTGTGATTCCCATTTCTTACCTGAATCAGCCTACATTCCGAGAATTGTTGAGTCAAGCTGAGGAAGAATTTGGCTTTGATCATCCAATGGGGGGTTTGACAATCCCTTGCAGAGAAGACAAGTTCATTGATGTGACCTCTTGCTTGAGTTAA